AGGACGCGGCGGGTTCGGTCACCGACTCGCGCCGGAGCCTGGCCGTCTACGTGTCCAAACGCGATTTCTCGGTCACGCCGGAGCCTGCCCCAGCGCCTGCCCCCCTCCAGGGCGGCCGCCGGTTCGTGATCCAGAAGCACGACGCGACACGGCTTCACTACGACCTGCGGCTGGAGCGCGACGGGGTCCTCGTGTCCTGGGCGGTGCCGAAGGGGCTCCCCACCGAGACCGGGGTCCGTCACCTCGCCGTCCAGACGGAGGATCACCCGTTGGAGTACGGGTCCTTCGAGGGGTGGATCCCGAAGGGGCAGTACGGGGGCGGGGAGGTCCGGATCTTCGACGAGGGCACCTACGAGGCGCTCGAGTGGGAGCCCGACCGCAAGATCACGTTCCGCCTCTCCGGGCGCCGCCACCGCGGCGAGTACCACATGGTCCGCACCGGGCAGGGTTGGCTCGTGATGCTGTCCAAGGCATCGGAGCGAGAGCAGCCACCCCCGGCGCCCGAGCTGTCACCGATGCTGGCCTCACCCTGGCCGGATCCCTTCGACGACGACCGATGGCGCTTCGAGCCGAAGCTGGACGGGATCCGAACGCTCGCCTACGTGACCCCCGAGAGCACGAGACTGGTCAGCCGTTCCGGCCGGGACCAGACGGCCATCTACCCCGAGCTGAACACGCTCGCTCAGCACGTGAACGCCCTCTCGGCCGTCCTCGACGGCGAGATCGTCGCCATGGACGAGGCCGGGCGTCCCTCCTTCGAGATGCTCCAGCAGCGCATGAACCTGACCTCGCCGGCCGACGTGGACCGGATCCGCCGGAGGGTGCCCGTCCAGATGTACGCCTTCGACCTGCTGTGGCTGGACGGCCGTGTCCTGACCGACCGCCCGCTGCAGGACAGGCGGCGCGAGCTGGAGGCGATCGTGACCGAGGCCGGACCCCTGCGGCTCACGCTGTACCGGGACGGGGAGGGGACGGCCCTGTACGACGCCGCGCAGCGCGCGGGGTTCGAGGGGGTCGTGGCGAAGCGCCTCGGGAGCCCCTACCTGCCTGGGAGGCGGACGGCCGACTGGCGCAAGGTGAAGGCCAACCAGCGCGCCAGCGTGGTCATCCTGGGATGGACCCGCGGGACGGGCTCCCGGTCCTCGACCTTCGGTTCGCTGCTCGTGGGAGCGTACGAGCGCGGCGAGCTGCGATGGGCCGGACAGGTCGGGACCGGGTTCACCCAGGTTCGGCTCGCCGAGATGCTCGCCGCCCTCGAACCGCTGGTGATAGAGCGCCCGGCGGTGGGGGACCCGGCCCTGCGGAAGATGAAGGACGCGGTCTGGGTCCGGCCCGAGCTCGTATGCGAGGTGGAGTTCCTGCAGGTCACCTCGGCCGGGAAGCTCCGGGCTCCCTCGTTCAAGGGGCTGCGTCCGGACCTGGTGCCCATCGATTGCGAGCTCCCCGGCCGGGGCGGATAATCGACGGGGGGCGCACCCTCGGACGTTTCCCCTGTTGCCAGGCTCGGATCCATGGACGCGCGCGCCCCCGGCGCTGCGGGAAGGGGCAGGTTGGCCTTGGAGCTGGCCACGTGAAGGCTGAAGAGGAACGCACCCACGCTGCCCTGGAGCAGCTGGCCGCGTCGTCGTCCCCCAGCGCGTCCGACCGCCGCCTCGCCGAGCTGCTCGAGACCATCGATGCGGTCGTGTGGGAGGCGGACGCCCACCGGGAGCGCTTCACCTACGTGAGCCCGCGAGCGGAGGCCATGCTCGGGCACCCGGTGCGGAGATGGCTCGCCGAGGAGGGGTTCTGGCAGCGGGAGCTGCTGCATCCGGAGGATCGCGAGCAGACCACCGGCTGGTGCCGGTCTCGGTCAGATGCGGGACGCGACCACGACGTCGAGTACCGGGCGGTCACCGCAGACGGCGGCGTGGTGTGGATCCGGGACGTGGTGACCGTCCTACGCGACGAGCAGGGACGACCCGCCCGCACGCGCGGGGTGATGTTCGACATCACGGAGCGGAAGATGGCCGAGCGTCGGCGCGCCGTCCAGCTGGCCGTCACCCGGGTCCTGGCCGAGGCCCGCAGCCTCGAGGAGGCCGCGCCCCGGATCCTGCAGGGCATCTGCCAGGCACTCGACTGGGCGGTGGGCGAGCTGTGGCTGGTGGACCGCTCCGCGGACGTGATCCGGTGCGAGGAGATATGGAACGTCCCCGAGCTCGACGGGACGGAGTTCGTGGACCACAGCTGGCGGTTCAGGTTCCGGCAGGGGGATGGCCTCCCCGGCCGCATCTGGGACACCGGGCGCCCCATATGGATCTCCGACGTGACGACCGACGACCGCTTCCCCCGCAGCCAGCTCGCGGTCCAGGCGGGCCTGCGGTCGGCGTTCGGGTTCCCGATCTCGGCCCGCGGCGAGATCCTCGGATCGGTGGAGCTCTTCGGCCGACGTGTCCATGAGCGCGACGAGGAGCTCTTGGAGCTGGCCGCCGCGGTGGGGTCGCAGATAGGTCAGTTCGTCGAGAGGCGCGCCGTCGAGAACGAGGTGCGCTTCCAGAAGACGCTGCTCGAGTTCCAGAGCGAGGCGACCCCGGACGGCATCCTCCTGGTCGGTCCGACGGGGCGGGTCCTGTTCCACAACCGGAGGTTCCTCGACATGTGGAGCCTCACCGAGGATGTGTCCGGCACGCGGGCCGAGTTGACGGCGCTCCCGACCATGCGCCGCCTCGTCGCCGACGGACGCGCGGTCGATGCGATGTTCGACGGGCTGCGGACCGGGGCCGAGGACGAGATGCGCAGCGAGGTCGAGCTGATCGACGGCCGCATCCTCGACGTCTACTGCTCCCCGGTCATCGCCGACGACGGGGCCTACTACGGCCGCTGCTGGTACTTCCGCGACGTCACCCCCGAACGGCGTGGCGAGAGGGCGCTGCGGGAGAACGAGGAGCGCCTTCGGTTCCTCGCCCGGGCGAGCGCGCTGCTGGCCAGCTCGCTCGACGTGCAGGGGACGCTGGACAGCCTCGCCCGGCTCGTCGTCCAGCAGCTGGGCGACTGGTCGCTCGTGGACGTCCTGGAACGGGACGGGGACCTGGTGCGGGGAGCCGCCGCTCACCGCGACCCCGAGCTGGACCACGTCGTCCAGACGCTCGCCGCCCTGTTCCCCCCGGACCCCGATCGCCCCTTCGGGCCTCCCAACGTGGCGCGCACCGGACAGGCCGAGCTCTACGAGGAGCTCCCCCCGGAGGTGATCTCGCTGATCGCCAACGACCCCGCCCACTCCGCCCTGGTGGACCGGTTGGGGATGGTCTCTGCGATGTCGGTGCCCCTCATAGCGAAGGGGCGAATCCTCGGCGTCCTCACTGTCGTCTCGAGCGACCCCGATAGGCGGTACGGCGACGCGGACATGAGCCTCGTACGAGACCTCGCGTTCCGGGCCGCCCTGGCCATGGACACGGCGCGCCTGTACCAGGAGTGGGTCCGCGTGGCGCGGACGCTGCAGCAGAGCCTCCTCCCGCCGGCGTCGCCCCAGATCCCGAACCTGGAGGTGGCGGCCCGGTTCCACCCGGCCGGGGAGGGGACCGAGATCGGGGGTGACTTCTACGACGTGTTCCAGACCGGCGAGAACGTATGGGCCGTGACCCTGGGCGACGTCGTGGGCAAGGGGACACAGGCGGCCGCCATCACCGCCCTGGCCCGGTACACGATCAGGGCCTCGGCCATGCGCCCCGGCAAGCCGAGCGAGATCCTGCGGATGCTCAACGACACGCTGCTCAGCCGAGACACCCCCGACAGGTACTGCACCGCCGTCTACGCTCAGGTCGAGCCGGACGGCGCGAACGCTCGGGTGACTCTCACCTGCGGGGGACACCCCGCCCCCTACCTCCTTCGGTCCACGGGGGAGGCCGAGAAGCTCGACTGCCTGGGGACGGTCCTCGGGCTGTTCGAGGACATCTCGCTGCGCGACATCGAGGTCGAGCTGCAGCCCGGAGACGCCCTGGTCTTCTACACGGACGGGGTGACCGAGGGCCGGGGACCGACCGTCCCGTTCGGTGAAGGGATGCTGAAGTCGCTGCTGGAGTGGTCGGTCGGGTCGTCGGCGGACGAACTGGCCGGGGTGATCGAGAGCAAGGTCCTGGACTATCAGCAGGGCTGGGCGAGCGACGACATCGCCGTGCTCGTCGTGAGGCTGCCGGCCTAGACGCTCTCGAGGGCCAGCGGGAAGCGGACCGTCGTCCCCCCGCGCGGGTTCGGTTCGATCTGGGCCTCGGGGAACAGCGACCTGATCAGCATCAGCCCGATGCCGCCCTCGAACAGCTCCCCCTCTGCGGGCCGCTTGGCGATGCGGCCGGCGACGTCGAACCCGCCGCCCTCGTCGGCGATCTCGTACCAGAGGATCGTCCCGTCGGCCCGGACGACCAGGGTGATCGGCTCCTCGATGCTGATCGCCCGGTGCGCCTTGATGGCGTTCGTGCACGCCTCGGAGATGGCGACCTTGACGTCCTGGACCCTCTCCTCGTCCGCCCGGAAGTGGCGGGCCATCGCGGCCGCGAACGCTCGGGCCGTACCTACGTACTGCGGCTCGGGCCTGACCGCGATCGAGAACGCCTCGTCCTCAAGACCGTCTGACTGCTGTCGCATCTCCAACCTGTGTCACTCCCGCTCCCGAGATCTGCGATTCCGTGGGGTCGGTGTGGATCGTGAAGACCTTGTCCAGTCCCGTGACAGACAGTACACGCCGGACCGGTCGCTGTGGGGCGGCGAGCACCAGGTCCCCGCCCGAGTCCCGCAGCCTCTTGAGGGCTCCGACGAGGACGCCCAGGCCGGTCGAGTCGAGGAACCCCACCTTCGTAAGATCCACGACGAGCTTGCGCGAACCCGCGTCGATGAGCTCGTTCACCGCGTGCCTGAGCTGCGGAGCCGTGAAGAGGTCGATATCGCCGGCCACCTCGAGCACGGCCCGCTCAGACCCAGCCTCGCCGCGTGGTTCGATCAGGAGGTCGATCTCAGCCACCCCTTTCCGTGGTACTCCGCCCGTGGTAGTACCCTGACGGTCGTTCTGGCAAACTCGGCTGAGGACGTTTCTCGACCCCGGGAGAGACCCATTGGAGGCGAATCCACCGCCTGTGCGGCGCGCCGTCGTTGTCAACATGCCATCGCGCCCTGAGCTGCTGCACGTGTTCCGCGCCGTGGCGGCCAGCGTGGCCGGCCGGCTGGACTTCCCGTACGACGCGGTCGACGACCTGCGGCTCGCGGTCGACGAGGCCTGCGCGCAGCTCCTCGCGGTCAGGGGGGATTCGAGCAAGCTTGAGATGGCCATCAGCGAGTCCCCGGACGAGGTGTCGGTCCAGGTCGTGCTGCACGACCCGGGCGGCGCCTGGCCGCCCGAGGGGCTCTCACGGACGCTGGCCTGGCAGGTCCTGACCGCGCTCGCGGACGAGGCGGCCTTCGGCATGGACGGCCAAGGCCCCATGGTCTCGATCGTGAAGCGGGTCCAGCGGTGACGGACGGGAGCCGCACCGAGCCCGGCACGGAGTGGTCCGACCTGTGGGAGGTCGACGCCGTCTCCATGGACGACCGCTCGGCCGAGCTGTTCGCGCGGATGCCGGACCCGTCCGCCCGTGAACAGCTCATCGAGATGTACCACCCGCTTTCCGAGTACCTGGCCAGCCGGTTCCGCGGGTACGGGGAGAACCTGGACGACCTCCAGCAGGTCGCGGCGATCGGGCTCGTGAAGGCCGTGGACCGCTTCGACCCCGAACGCGGCGTCAAGTTCTCCACGTACGCCACACCGACCATCATCGGGGAGCTGAAGAGGCACTTCCGCGACAAGTGCTGGGCCATCCGGGTCCCTCGCCGGCTCCAGGACGCGGCGCTGCAGCTGCGGGAGGTGCTGTCCAGCCTGCATCAGGAGCTGGGGCGCTCCCCGACCATCTCCGAGATCGCCAGCCGCACCGGGCTGAGCCAGGAGGAGGTCCTCGAGGCGATGGAGACGATGCAGGCCTACTCCGCCACCTCCCTCGACACCCCCACGGACACTGACCGGGAGACGACCCTGGTCGAGACGCTCTCAGAGCCCGACGACTCGACGGAGCTGGTCGAGGGCTGGGCGGACCTCGGCCCCCAGATACGCAAGCTCCCCGAGCGGGAGCGCAGGATCCTCTACCTACGCTTCTTCAAGGGCCAGAGCCAGAGCCAGATCGCCGAGCAGCTGGGCATCAGCCAGATGCACGTGTCGCGACTCCTGTCGCGCACCATCGCGATGCTGCGCGAGGCAGTCGGCGGGATCGACTAGCTGCCGAACAGGAGCGCGGCGGCCCCCACGATCCCCGCGTCCGGACCCAGCTGTGCGGCCACCAGCCGCGGCGCAGGCCGGTGCTCTGAGGCCTCCATCGCCTCGAGCATCGCGCCCTCCGCGACGGTCGCGTACAGGTCCCAGTCGGCGGCCATCCCCCCGGCGATCGCGATGACCTCCGGTTCGAACACGTTCACGAGGGCGGCCAGACCCCAGCCGATCCATGCCGCCACCGTCTCGACGACCTCGCGGGCGACCCGGTCGCCCTCGCGGGCGGCGCGCGACACCGCCGGCCCGGTGAGGCCCGCCGGGTCGCAGCGTCCTCCGGCCATCCTCTCGCGCGCCAGCCGTTCGAGCGCCTGTCCGGACGCCATCTGCTCCCAACACCCTCGCCGCCCACACCCGCACGGGGGTCCGGATGGGTCCATCGGGACATGCCCGATCTCCGCCGCTCCCCCGTTCGCTCCCCGGTAGGGACGTCCGTCGATCACGATCCCGCCCCCTATCCCGGTCCCGAGCGTGACGCAGATGAAGTGACGGGCTCCCCGGCCCGCGCCGAAGCGGTGCTCGGCCCAGGCGGCGCAGTTCGCGTCGTTGTCGACGCGCACGGTCATCCCCAGCGCAGCGGACAGCACGCTCGCCATGTCCATGGGGCCGAGGTCGAGGTTCGGTCCGAACAGATAGCGGCCCCGCTGGTGGTCGATCAGCCCGGCCGCCCCGATGCCGAGTCCCGCCACCTCGGACGGACCGAGGGCTTCGACCGCCGCCCGGACGGCGTCGACGAGCGCTCCCTCTCCCCGGGGCGTGGGGACTACGTAGCGCGCCGAGATGACGCCGGACGGGTCGACGAGCCCGGCCGCGAGCTTCGTCCCGCCGAGGTCGACCCCGATCGCGGGCCTCATCAGGTCTTCTTCTTCGTCGTCCCCTTGGCCTTGGCCTTGGCCTTGGCGGGCGCGCCACGGGCGCTCGTCCCCTTCGGAGCCCCGGGCCCCGTGGCCTTCGGACCGGCGGCACCCGTGCCCTTCGGGGCATCTGCGCGCGCGGGGGGAGGCGCACCCGAGATCTCGACCTTCTCCAGGGACGGGGGCGGCTCGCTGTCCGGAGCCTCGGTCATCGCCTCGGCGAAATGGCGCACGAACGAGCGCACGGCGAGCATGAGCTCCTGTCCAGCCTTGGCGAGATGGACGGTCGTCTCCGGACCCGCCTTGTGCAGGGCGTGGGCGATCGCGCCTACGAGGAGAGCCGCCGTGTCCACGGCCGACCGGTCCTCGAGCACGTCCTCGGTCTCCCCACGCAGCCAGCTCTCCAGATCGTGGTCAACCCTGGGGTCTTCCATCTCCCTCCCTCCCGAACGAGATCTTCAGCACGGGACCGTCGAAAGCGGCCCCCACTATGTCGCGGCGGCGCAGGGAGGCGGGCAGGGTGATCGTGCGGCGGCGGGAGCCGACCGTGACGATCAGGTCCTCCGCCATCCGCGACACGTCCAGCCGCCCCTCCGCGAACGGGAGACGCAGCGAGAGCACGAAGCGGTCCCCCTCCGCCTTCACCGTCATCGGCTCGTCGGTGTGTAGGACCGCGTCCGGCGGGCGTCCTTCGTACACCTCCGCCCCCAGACGACGGAGCAGGTCGGACCCCACCATCTCGGTCTCGTAGAGTCGGGCGGTCAGGACCGGGACGGGCGCGAAGGACTCGCGGATCGTCTCCAGGTGCTCGGACTGGATGGCCTTCCACTGCGCGAAGTACGGATCGGACACGCTCTCCGGCAGGAGCCGGTTCGCGATGACCGCGTCCACTCGGTACCCGTAAAGGGACAGGTAGGTGAACATCCGCCGAGCCTCCGCGATGACCATCCGCTCGGGGTTCACGACCAGGCGGATCGAGGATGTCGAGGCGTCGGTGAGGATGTCGCCGACCTCACCCAGCCGGTTATGGAGCTGTTCGACCGCCGAGAAGAAACCCTCCGTGGCGATGGGCATCGACGTGACCCGGCTGAGCACCGGCCGCACCGCCTTCACGACCTTGCGCTCGATGGGGAAGATCCGCTCCATGTACCAGCGGCTGATCTCGGGGAGGCTCAGCAGCCTCAGCGTCTCGGCCGTAGGGGCACAGTCGACCACGATGCAGTCGAACGAGCCCTCGGCGTGGTAACGACGCAGGTCGGTGAGGCTGAACACCTCCTCGATCCCGGGGAGCACGGTGATCTCCTCTGCTGCGACCGGGTCGGCACCCGCCCAGTCGAGGAAGCGCATGACGTACTCCTGGATCTGGTTCCAGTGCTCCTCCAGACGCTGCTGGGCGTCGATCTGCACGCCATAGAGGTTGGGGCCCACCTCCGTGGGCTCCGACCCAAGCTCGACGTCGTAGCCGTCGGCGAGGCTGTGCGCAGGGTCGGTCGACATCACGAGCGTGCGCTTGCCCGAGTCGGCCACGGCGAGGGCGGTCGCGGCGGCGATCGACGTCTTCCCGACGCCGCCCTTGCCCGTGAAGACGATGACGCGCATGTGCGGGGCCCCTTGGGATCCGGAGGGCGCCCAGTCTACGCTAGGGCCATGGCCGCCCTGCTGACCCGCCTCTCTCGGCGCCTGGGACTGGTCACGGCCATGACATCGATGGCCTTCATGAGCGCGGGTCTCGCGGCTATCGCTTCGGTGGACGCCTCCACGGAGATCGCCGTGCCGCTCCACGAGGTGCCGCCTGGCGTGTCGGAGCACGTCCTCGGCCGCGCACGGGTGTTCATCGTGCGAGACCGGGCCTCGGTGGTGGTCTTCTGGAACCGGTCGCCCCATCTGGGCAGGCCGATGCGCTGGTGTGAGAGCGAGGGGGTCTTCCTGGACCAGAGGGCGTGGAACGTGTTCGACCGCGCGGGACGTGTCTTCCGGGGCTCGCCCGCGGTGACCGGCTTGTTCACCTTCGACAGCCGGATCGAGGGCGATCGACTCTTGGTGGACCTGTCCGACCCGAGGCACGGACCGTCAGGGCTCTCCGATCCCGCCCGGGGACCCATCCCGCGCACGACCGCCTTCTGCGTCGGCTCCTCCTCCTGAACGTTCGCTACACTCCCGGTGGCTCATCGCCGCTGCCACCTCGACGGGAGCTCCCGATGGACGAGATGCGGATCGACGAGCTCGCCCAGCGGGCGGGCGTCCCCAGCCGGACGATCCGGTACTACACGCAGCAGGGGCTCCTGGCCCCGCCGAAGCTGCGCGGCCGGGTCGGGTTCTACACGGAAGCCCACCTCGACCGGCTCAAGCTGATCCGGGAGCTCAGGGAGAAGCGGTTCCTGCCCCTATCGGTGATACGTCAGGTCGTGCACCGGTTCGAGTCCGGAGAGGACCTCGAGACGATGCTGACCCCGCTCGACATCATCTTCGCCCCCCAGTGGGACGACTCCCCGGGTGAGCTCACCCGTGCGGAGCTCGCCTCCGAGGCCGGCGTGACCGAAGAGGTGGTCGTCGCCGCCGAGGAGATGGGCTTCCTGTTCCCGGTCCGGCGGGGCCGTGAGCTCCGCTACACGGCCGACGACATGCACATGCTCGAAGTGGCGAACCAGTGGCTCAACCTCGGCCTCCCGACCGAGCTCGGACGCCTCTACCGGCGCAGCCTCGAGCAGATCTCGAAGCTGCAGGTGCAGGCGTTCCAGGACTCCATCGTGGCGCCGCTGGCCGGACGCGACGTCTCGCCTGAGCAGGCCCGCGAGGCGCTCGTCCGCGGTTTCAAGGACATGGCACGCACCTTCGACCGGCTGGTGAACCTGCTGCACCGCAAGCTGCTGCAGAAGGCGGTCGAGTCGTACGCGGCGTCACGGCCTGACGCCGAGGACTGATCAGCCCGACTCGACGCGTCTCTTCAGCTCGGAGAGGGCGACCTTCGTGATCTCCCGGGCCGCGCGCGCCTTCACGAAGCCCGGCAGGGGGATCTTCCCGGGGTCGATCGCGAGCTCGTAGGTGACCGAGGTGCCCTCGCCCGAGGGCTCCAGCGTGTACGAGCCGCGGACGTCGCGCATATCGCCCTCCACGTAGTCCCAGGCCACCGTGTCCGGCGGATAGGAGTAGCGGAGGACATAGCGCATCCTGGGGAGCGGTCCGGGCGTCACCTCGAACTCCACGGTGTGCGGACGTCCGTCGTCGTCGCGCTCGAGGACCCGCGCCGTCCGGACGGCCTTCGCCCAGGACGGGTACTCCTCCATCGCGAGCAGGACGTCCATGATCGCGTCGGAGGGGGCGTCGATGCGGATCTCGGAACGGACGGTGTCGGTGGTCATCGGGATAGATGATGCCGCATCCCGGCCCCCTCGAGCGGTCGGGCCGACGACGCGGCCGAGCACCGCGTCCGGCGTTGTTAGCGTGATCGAGTGAACCCTCGGCGCATCGGCTGCCCGGACGCACGGCGGGGCGCGCGGGGCGGGTGTCCGACCCCGGCCCCCACGCGCACCGACCACGGTCCCGTCCCTCCTGCGGCGGGGCGGGTCGGAGGGTCGAGGCGATGATCGTCGCGCTCTCCGCGGGCCGCGACGCGCCGGCGCAGCTGAGGCGGCGTCTCGCGCTCGACGAGAGCTCGGTCCGGGAGCTGCTCGGCCGCCGGCCCGAAGGGGTGGGAGAGCTCGCCGTCCTGGCCACGTGCCACCGGACCGAGCTGTACGCGACGGCCGACGGTCCACAGTCCGAGGCGGTCCACGCGCTGGCCTCCCTCCTCCCCGGGCTCCGTCCCTCGGACCATCAGGACCTGAGGATCCTGACCGGGACGGAGGCCGTCGAGCACCTGTTCCGGGTGGCCGCCGGTCTCGACTCCCTCGTGATCGGCGAACCGCAGATCCTCGGACAGGTACGGCGCGCGCTCCTCGTGGCACAGGAGCAAGGGTCGGCCGGACCCGTGATGGCGACGGTCTTCGGCCGGGCCATCCGGACCGGGAGACGCGTCCGCACACGGACGCCCCTCGGACGCGTGGCCCGGTCGGTCGGCGCCATCGCCGTGGAGCACCTGTCCCAGCAGCTGCACGGGCTGTCCGGACGGACGGGCGTGGTCGTGGGGGCAGGTGAGGCGGCATCGGACGCCGCGCGTTCGCTCCACCGCGCGGGAGCCACCCTCACGGTGGTCAGCCGGACGCATGCCTCCGCGCAGCACCTGGCCTCCCAGGTCGAGGCGGAGGCACTGGCCGTCGAGGAGATGCCGAGGGTCTTCGCGCGCAGCGAGTTCGCCGTGGTCGCGGTCTCCGGAGGCGTCCTCGTGCGTCCCCACCACCTGCCCGCGCGCCCGGCGGGAGAGCCGTTCCTGG
The sequence above is drawn from the Actinomycetota bacterium genome and encodes:
- the hemA gene encoding glutamyl-tRNA reductase, translating into MIVALSAGRDAPAQLRRRLALDESSVRELLGRRPEGVGELAVLATCHRTELYATADGPQSEAVHALASLLPGLRPSDHQDLRILTGTEAVEHLFRVAAGLDSLVIGEPQILGQVRRALLVAQEQGSAGPVMATVFGRAIRTGRRVRTRTPLGRVARSVGAIAVEHLSQQLHGLSGRTGVVVGAGEAASDAARSLHRAGATLTVVSRTHASAQHLASQVEAEALAVEEMPRVFARSEFAVVAVSGGVLVRPHHLPARPAGEPFLVLDLSVPPAVDATGRDDVVLRSLEEIPGPRGPELSDAVVEAEALVRREVLELGRWADTRTSGPAIRDLRARAERLVRSEVAQALAGLDLTPEQAEKVSAMTMRIVNRLMHGPSTVLRDADPETRDLIVRMFGLDDS